Proteins from a single region of Pseudomonas sp. 10S4:
- a CDS encoding ATP-binding protein, whose product MKSSSSLQKRLGLGLTLGMTLLWLGATVGAWLVVQHELNEAFDSALEETAQRILPLAVLEISNREEPREAQHIATLKVRQEYLTYLVRDAQGKILMQSHDANPKIFNKQPGEGFSTTEKYRLYGASALRGTLFIEIAEPLDHRREAAREALFALLLPLLALIPISLLGTWLFVRISLRSVLAYRRAVEARGVGDLSPIKVARLPAEIDPLADAVNHLLERLRKALEAERSFTANSAHELRTPLAATLAQIQRLRHEAPEGPLRVRAAKIENSLRELARLSEKLMQLAKAEGGGLLSEAPQDLIPLLAHGVDEWNHSSGQRIALQLPGGASVYSAIDPDAFGILLRNLIENALKYGAADQPVEVSLSDQALLRVLNGGPAVPEPVLRRLTERFVRGNSETSGSGLGLAIAKTIVQGVGASMTLASPAMGREQGFEVCVQFQLALNGETDRVDG is encoded by the coding sequence ATGAAGTCGTCGTCAAGCCTGCAAAAACGCCTCGGCCTCGGTTTGACGCTGGGTATGACCTTGCTCTGGCTGGGGGCAACCGTCGGTGCCTGGCTGGTGGTGCAACATGAGTTGAACGAGGCGTTCGACAGCGCCCTGGAAGAAACCGCGCAACGCATCCTGCCCCTGGCCGTGCTGGAAATCAGCAACCGTGAAGAACCCCGAGAAGCACAACACATCGCCACCCTGAAGGTGCGTCAGGAATACCTGACGTACCTTGTGCGCGATGCACAGGGCAAGATTCTGATGCAGTCCCACGACGCCAACCCGAAGATCTTCAATAAACAACCGGGTGAAGGGTTTTCCACCACTGAAAAATACCGTCTGTATGGCGCGAGTGCGCTGCGTGGGACGCTATTCATCGAAATCGCCGAACCTCTGGATCATCGCCGTGAAGCCGCGCGGGAAGCCTTGTTTGCCTTGTTGTTGCCATTGTTGGCGCTGATTCCCATCAGCCTGTTGGGCACCTGGCTGTTTGTACGCATCAGCCTGCGCAGCGTGTTGGCCTATCGTCGTGCCGTGGAAGCGCGTGGCGTGGGCGATCTGTCGCCGATCAAAGTGGCACGGCTGCCGGCGGAAATCGACCCGTTGGCCGATGCGGTCAACCATTTGCTGGAGCGTTTGCGTAAGGCTTTGGAGGCCGAACGCAGCTTCACTGCCAACAGCGCCCATGAACTGCGTACGCCTTTGGCTGCGACATTGGCGCAGATCCAGCGCCTGCGCCACGAAGCGCCGGAAGGCCCGTTGCGCGTGCGTGCGGCGAAGATCGAAAACTCGTTACGGGAGTTGGCGCGGCTCTCGGAAAAACTCATGCAATTGGCCAAGGCCGAGGGCGGCGGGCTGTTGTCCGAAGCGCCCCAAGACCTCATTCCGTTGCTGGCCCATGGGGTTGATGAGTGGAACCACAGCAGCGGGCAGCGCATCGCGTTGCAGTTGCCCGGCGGGGCCAGTGTTTACTCGGCTATTGATCCGGACGCTTTCGGCATCCTGTTGCGTAATCTGATCGAGAATGCGCTGAAGTACGGCGCAGCCGATCAACCGGTCGAGGTCAGCCTCAGCGATCAGGCATTGCTGCGAGTGCTCAACGGCGGTCCGGCGGTGCCAGAGCCAGTATTGCGGCGCCTGACCGAGCGCTTTGTGCGGGGCAATAGTGAAACGAGCGGTTCAGGCTTGGGGTTGGCCATTGCCAAAACCATTGTCCAGGGCGTCGGCGCCAGCATGACCCTGGCCTCACCAGCGATGGGCCGGGAGCAGGGGTTTGAGGTATGCGTCCAGTTTCAACTCGCACTCAATGGAGAGACCGACAGGGTCGATGGCTAG
- a CDS encoding PepSY domain-containing protein yields MKSAFIASSALLSVLLSGYALADDDCKDPVNDWQPRETLRQQVEQQYGWSVQRIKVDNGCYKLKGADRKGNAIEARYAPASLRLRTLQVDFGDDGDASDYLASPDSE; encoded by the coding sequence ATGAAATCAGCATTTATTGCCAGTTCTGCCCTGTTGAGTGTGCTGCTCAGCGGTTACGCCTTGGCCGATGACGACTGCAAAGACCCGGTCAACGACTGGCAACCGCGTGAAACCTTGCGTCAACAAGTGGAACAGCAATACGGCTGGAGCGTGCAGCGCATCAAGGTCGATAACGGTTGCTACAAGCTCAAGGGCGCTGACCGCAAGGGCAACGCCATCGAAGCTCGTTACGCACCGGCGTCCCTGCGCCTGCGCACGTTGCAAGTCGATTTCGGCGACGACGGTGATGCCAGCGACTACCTCGCCAGCCC
- a CDS encoding YceI family protein, with amino-acid sequence MRVRFPHFIALLAVVALGSLPCAQAVEYNQVNAAASQISFTFSQFGSRVYGTFGQFEGTLDFDTQNPATAHAVLNIQLASIDAGSSDANTELKKTAWFDTEHYPLGTFKSTSVKALGGDRYLFIGDLTLKTITRKVEVQVQLKPESGIGVFVGEFALNRDDFKVGEGEWADGVVSKDINIRFRMVAPQR; translated from the coding sequence ATGCGTGTTCGATTTCCTCATTTCATCGCGCTGTTGGCGGTCGTCGCACTCGGCAGCTTGCCCTGTGCCCAAGCCGTCGAATACAACCAGGTCAACGCCGCCGCCAGCCAGATCAGTTTCACCTTCAGCCAGTTTGGCTCGCGGGTCTACGGGACGTTCGGCCAGTTCGAAGGCACCCTCGATTTTGATACGCAAAATCCCGCAACCGCCCACGCCGTGCTCAACATCCAGCTTGCGAGCATCGACGCCGGCAGCAGCGACGCCAACACCGAACTGAAAAAAACGGCCTGGTTCGACACGGAGCACTACCCGCTGGGCACCTTCAAATCGACCAGCGTCAAAGCCCTCGGCGGCGACCGTTATCTGTTCATCGGCGACCTCACGCTCAAAACCATTACCCGCAAGGTCGAGGTTCAAGTCCAGTTGAAACCGGAGAGTGGCATCGGTGTGTTCGTCGGCGAGTTCGCGCTCAACCGTGACGACTTCAAGGTCGGCGAGGGCGAGTGGGCGGACGGGGTTGTCTCCAAAGACATCAACATCCGGTTTCGGATGGTCGCACCGCAGCGGTAA
- a CDS encoding AraC family transcriptional regulator, producing the protein MKPSFEKIPTPTDASWSMLNRRLADDIPFEWHHHPEYELTLTLNSRGHRYVSSDVRLYDDGDLVLLGPNVPHSWCSAELIDPEQPHVALVIWFSQAWAQSLVALFPELGSLQALLAAAQCALHFSEPASKELRPIIEAMVDQQGPERLVSLLQVLTRLTRDTDAQRILPDKPTDAAVVPGEDVRLQRVLEHIHAHYVEPLAIPELADIACISVSAFHRMFRRHTHCTALDYIARLRIGRACALLLQGNNPVALIAETVGYSSLALFNRQFKAQKGIAPSNFRKRHGHHFR; encoded by the coding sequence ATGAAGCCGAGTTTCGAGAAAATCCCCACGCCAACCGATGCCTCGTGGTCGATGCTCAACCGTCGGCTGGCCGATGACATTCCGTTCGAATGGCACCACCACCCTGAATATGAATTGACCCTGACCCTCAACAGCCGTGGCCATCGCTATGTGAGCAGCGACGTGCGGCTTTACGATGACGGCGACCTGGTGCTGCTGGGGCCGAATGTGCCGCACAGTTGGTGTTCCGCTGAACTCATTGACCCGGAGCAGCCCCACGTTGCGCTGGTCATCTGGTTTTCCCAAGCCTGGGCTCAATCACTCGTAGCGCTGTTTCCGGAGTTGGGTTCATTGCAGGCGCTACTGGCCGCCGCGCAGTGTGCGTTGCACTTCAGTGAGCCGGCCTCAAAAGAACTTCGCCCCATCATCGAGGCGATGGTGGATCAGCAAGGGCCGGAGCGATTGGTGTCGCTGCTGCAAGTGCTGACCCGACTGACCCGTGACACCGATGCCCAGAGAATTCTCCCCGATAAACCGACCGACGCCGCCGTCGTGCCAGGCGAAGACGTGCGCCTGCAACGGGTGCTCGAGCATATCCACGCTCACTACGTCGAGCCCCTGGCCATCCCCGAATTGGCGGACATCGCCTGCATCAGCGTTTCGGCGTTTCATCGCATGTTCCGCCGTCATACCCATTGCACGGCGCTGGACTACATCGCCCGGTTACGTATTGGCCGGGCGTGTGCGCTGTTGCTGCAAGGCAATAACCCCGTTGCGCTGATTGCCGAAACGGTAGGTTATTCGTCGCTGGCGCTGTTCAACCGACAATTCAAGGCACAGAAGGGCATCGCCCCCAGCAATTTCCGAAAGCGCCACGGGCATCATTTTCGGTAA
- a CDS encoding YbiU family protein — MSNYHTFQSAVLPEHYQDNIVRMKRALRAQIGDVDALFTEVSAFIEAEIISIKEQQARTGSAWPVLDYSTIAAGKVTEGQLAMIRRRGCLVIKGHFPTEQVAEWDKGLLQYLDDNAFDATYRGPVDQFFGNLDASRPEIFPVYWSRSQMQVRQHERMATAQSFLNRLWKTHSRGQQWFDPDVNALYPDRVRRRPPGTTSKGLGPHTDSGALERWLHPAYLKVFDNIYRNDFKAYDPWDAAYRTEVDEYAHQDTVKCSAFRTFQGWTALCDMKANQGVLHTLPIPKAMAYLLLRPLLNDVPEDELCGVMPGKVLPVSKQWHPLLVEGLSPIPDVEAGDSVWWHCDVIHSVAPVLNQQGWGNVMYVPAAPMCPKNRRYAKDVFDAFAAGASPSDFPREDYEKHWKGRFSVDELNEIGRLGLNVAK; from the coding sequence ATGAGCAACTATCACACCTTCCAAAGCGCTGTCCTTCCAGAACACTACCAAGACAACATCGTGCGCATGAAGCGTGCCTTGCGTGCGCAAATAGGCGATGTGGATGCCCTGTTTACCGAAGTGAGCGCGTTCATCGAAGCAGAAATTATCTCGATCAAGGAACAGCAAGCCCGGACCGGCAGCGCCTGGCCGGTACTGGACTACTCGACCATTGCCGCAGGCAAAGTGACAGAAGGGCAGTTGGCGATGATTCGCCGCCGTGGCTGCCTGGTGATAAAAGGGCACTTTCCCACAGAACAAGTCGCCGAATGGGACAAAGGCTTGCTCCAATACCTCGATGACAATGCCTTCGATGCCACCTACCGCGGCCCGGTGGACCAGTTCTTCGGCAACCTTGACGCCTCACGCCCCGAGATCTTTCCAGTCTATTGGTCCCGCTCGCAAATGCAGGTGCGCCAACACGAACGCATGGCCACAGCGCAATCGTTCCTCAATCGACTCTGGAAAACTCATTCCCGGGGCCAGCAATGGTTCGATCCCGATGTGAATGCGCTGTACCCCGACCGGGTACGCCGCCGTCCGCCGGGCACAACCTCTAAAGGGCTTGGCCCGCATACCGATTCCGGGGCGCTGGAGCGATGGTTGCATCCGGCTTACTTGAAGGTCTTCGACAACATTTACCGCAATGACTTCAAGGCCTATGACCCTTGGGACGCGGCTTATCGCACTGAAGTCGACGAGTACGCCCACCAGGACACGGTGAAGTGTTCGGCCTTCCGGACCTTCCAGGGCTGGACCGCGCTGTGCGATATGAAGGCCAATCAGGGTGTGCTGCACACGCTGCCGATTCCCAAAGCCATGGCTTATTTACTGCTGCGACCGCTGCTCAACGATGTCCCGGAGGATGAATTGTGCGGTGTCATGCCGGGCAAAGTGCTGCCGGTTTCGAAGCAGTGGCATCCGCTGCTGGTCGAGGGCTTGAGCCCGATCCCTGACGTTGAGGCTGGCGATTCTGTTTGGTGGCATTGCGACGTGATTCACAGCGTCGCGCCAGTGCTAAACCAGCAGGGCTGGGGCAACGTGATGTACGTGCCGGCGGCGCCGATGTGTCCCAAGAATCGGCGATATGCCAAAGATGTTTTTGACGCCTTCGCCGCGGGAGCCTCCCCGAGTGACTTCCCGCGGGAGGATTATGAAAAACACTGGAAGGGCAGATTCAGCGTCGATGAATTGAACGAAATCGGGCGCTTGGGTCTTAATGTCGCGAAGTGA
- a CDS encoding Gfo/Idh/MocA family oxidoreductase: MLALLPQYHVQAIYSEHRERAEAAASEYGIPQVADSLDTLIHNPEVDLVVVLNTAPQHEHTVRAAIAAGKDVYCEWPLTTTTAASEQLVHLAKDAGVRHIVGLQRRHAPHNRYLQDLLQQGYVGQLRSVRLHVSTHYLQALRSNSLRWTAPEENFSSVIAIYAGHFLDMLFTATGWPLSVSGLMVSQFPKVTIVETGEVLDSTAPDQLVLSGLLENDAVVSIHIEGGKRNGSGVQIDITGDQGDLKITNRSAFGDVGDDYVIEGAHGDDLPLQILPLPDSYQRLPESGLPSAVLELAELYHVFAQDLADGTHAAATFEDALRLHRLLEVAKAGNQLALL; encoded by the coding sequence GTGCTCGCTCTACTGCCGCAATACCACGTGCAAGCGATTTACAGCGAACACCGTGAACGCGCCGAAGCGGCGGCCAGCGAGTACGGCATTCCTCAGGTCGCCGACTCGCTCGACACCTTGATCCATAACCCCGAGGTCGATCTGGTGGTGGTGCTCAACACCGCGCCGCAACACGAACACACCGTGCGTGCCGCCATCGCCGCCGGCAAAGACGTCTACTGCGAATGGCCACTGACCACCACGACCGCCGCCTCCGAACAATTGGTGCACCTGGCGAAGGATGCCGGCGTGCGCCACATCGTCGGCCTGCAACGCCGCCATGCGCCGCACAACCGCTACCTGCAAGACCTGCTGCAGCAAGGTTATGTCGGCCAGTTGCGCTCGGTGCGCCTGCACGTCAGCACCCATTACTTACAGGCGCTGCGGTCCAACTCTCTGCGCTGGACCGCTCCCGAGGAAAACTTCTCCAGCGTCATCGCCATCTACGCCGGGCACTTCCTCGACATGCTGTTCACCGCCACCGGTTGGCCGTTGAGTGTGTCGGGGTTGATGGTCAGTCAGTTCCCGAAAGTCACCATCGTCGAAACCGGCGAAGTGCTGGACAGCACCGCACCGGATCAACTGGTGCTCAGTGGTTTGCTGGAAAACGACGCGGTGGTTTCGATCCATATCGAGGGCGGCAAGCGCAATGGTTCGGGCGTGCAGATCGACATCACTGGCGATCAGGGCGACCTGAAAATCACCAACCGCTCAGCCTTCGGCGACGTGGGTGATGACTATGTGATCGAAGGTGCGCACGGCGATGACCTGCCGCTGCAAATCCTGCCATTGCCGGACAGTTATCAGCGTTTGCCTGAATCTGGATTGCCGTCGGCGGTGCTGGAACTGGCGGAGCTGTATCACGTGTTTGCGCAGGATCTGGCGGACGGGACGCATGCGGCGGCGACGTTTGAGGATGCGCTGCGGCTGCATCGGTTGTTGGAGGTGGCCAAGGCCGGCAATCAGTTGGCGCTTCTGTAG